A window of Auraticoccus monumenti contains these coding sequences:
- a CDS encoding ABC transporter substrate-binding protein yields the protein MPTTTWMKVAAGCLVATSLALTGCGAGSRTAANTATEVACDFTNPPEPVTVNVLAYNSSAVDPFTNTMVASCSHDNVTLQHDPIDFAGQVQKTTATLAGETGTYDIIESYSFVIPQYGAEGKLEPLDDYIAEYSEEYGLDAINEEMLQSLSYEGKVYGLPMQAQMLVMAYRQDVFDELGLEPPTTFEEVREVSQAIQDAGEIEYPLALPWLSSADIGTAYKAAIGSQGIDYVDPDSKEPLFTSEESTRALEEMKSLTPYMDPQVTTFDQPKVQQQLFNGDAAMGIMFSGRMIDLTKDTNTEFAGDFAFAAPPAVVEGGKQYGALSVDGWSIPVNTKVDKKLLFELIATAVGEDASKASIPAAYPAREGLVTEENSPYATAANEAIQNVPAPAPFPWVAKMSSGTSEIVAQVVTGAIAVEEGQQQMQEIGEQVMSEQQG from the coding sequence ATGCCCACCACGACCTGGATGAAGGTGGCCGCCGGCTGCCTCGTCGCCACCAGCCTGGCGCTGACCGGATGCGGTGCGGGTTCGCGCACCGCGGCCAACACCGCCACCGAGGTCGCCTGCGACTTCACCAACCCGCCCGAGCCCGTCACGGTCAACGTGCTGGCCTACAACTCCTCGGCGGTGGACCCGTTCACCAACACCATGGTGGCCAGCTGCTCCCACGACAACGTGACGCTGCAGCACGACCCGATCGACTTCGCCGGACAGGTGCAGAAGACCACCGCCACGCTGGCGGGGGAGACCGGCACCTACGACATCATCGAGAGCTACTCCTTCGTCATCCCCCAGTACGGCGCCGAGGGCAAGCTCGAGCCGCTGGACGACTACATCGCCGAGTACAGCGAGGAGTACGGGCTGGACGCGATCAACGAGGAGATGCTGCAGTCGCTCAGCTACGAGGGCAAGGTCTACGGGCTGCCGATGCAGGCCCAGATGCTGGTGATGGCCTACCGCCAGGACGTCTTCGACGAGCTGGGCCTGGAGCCGCCGACCACCTTCGAGGAGGTCCGCGAGGTCTCCCAGGCCATCCAGGACGCCGGCGAGATCGAGTACCCGCTGGCCCTGCCCTGGCTGTCCAGCGCCGACATCGGCACCGCCTACAAGGCCGCCATCGGCTCCCAGGGCATCGACTACGTCGACCCCGACAGCAAGGAGCCGCTCTTCACCTCCGAGGAGTCCACGCGGGCGCTGGAGGAGATGAAGTCCCTCACCCCCTACATGGACCCGCAGGTCACCACCTTCGACCAGCCCAAGGTGCAGCAGCAGCTGTTCAACGGCGACGCCGCGATGGGCATCATGTTCTCCGGCCGGATGATCGACCTGACCAAGGACACCAACACCGAGTTCGCCGGTGACTTCGCCTTCGCGGCCCCGCCGGCCGTCGTCGAGGGCGGCAAGCAGTACGGCGCGCTCTCGGTGGACGGGTGGTCCATCCCGGTCAACACCAAGGTGGACAAGAAGCTCCTCTTCGAGCTGATCGCCACCGCGGTGGGCGAGGACGCCTCGAAGGCCTCCATCCCCGCCGCCTACCCAGCCCGCGAGGGTCTGGTCACCGAGGAGAACTCGCCGTACGCCACCGCCGCCAACGAGGCGATCCAGAACGTGCCCGCCCCGGCACCGTTCCCCTGGGTGGCGAAGATGAGCAGCGGCACCAGCGAGATCGTCGCCCAGGTCGTCACCGGGGCGATCGCGGTCGAGGAGGGCCAGCAGCAGATGCAGGAGATCGGCGAGCAGGTCATGAGCGAGCAGCAGGGCTGA
- a CDS encoding carbohydrate ABC transporter permease: MSTVVTPGRSGTTRPLDTAAEVVASKLPRGRRRTTATVVGGLFLAATCMIMFAPFLWTIMASTKPTREAFANPPVFVYTPTLTAFVDLWQTTDFYLYLINTLVVAVITTVVALLVGLPCAYALSRFPGYISAGLLILALIFRALPRFAVVLPMYDISRSLGVYDTTYALAAALIAINQPFTIWLLRNFFAEIPRELDEAAMVDGCTRLQMLVKVMIPLMGPGILTAGIFTFLFGFQEYLTAAILTDTTSKTVPVFIATQLGQTLPMLQQAAAATVLLTIPVIGIAFVAQKYLVAGLNSGAVKG, translated from the coding sequence ATGAGCACCGTCGTCACGCCGGGCCGCTCCGGCACCACCCGCCCGCTGGACACGGCCGCGGAGGTGGTGGCCAGCAAGCTGCCCCGCGGCCGCCGCCGCACCACCGCCACCGTGGTCGGGGGGCTGTTCCTGGCCGCCACCTGCATGATCATGTTCGCCCCGTTCCTGTGGACGATCATGGCCTCGACCAAGCCGACCCGGGAGGCGTTCGCCAACCCGCCGGTCTTCGTCTACACCCCCACCCTGACGGCCTTCGTCGACCTCTGGCAGACCACCGACTTCTACCTCTACCTGATCAACACCCTGGTGGTCGCGGTGATCACCACCGTGGTGGCGCTGCTGGTCGGGCTGCCCTGCGCCTACGCCCTGTCCCGGTTCCCCGGCTACATCTCCGCCGGGCTGCTGATCCTGGCCCTGATCTTCCGGGCGCTGCCGCGGTTCGCGGTGGTGCTGCCGATGTACGACATCTCCCGGTCGCTGGGGGTCTACGACACCACCTACGCCCTGGCCGCGGCGCTGATCGCGATCAACCAGCCGTTCACCATCTGGCTGCTGCGCAACTTCTTCGCCGAGATCCCGCGCGAGCTCGACGAGGCGGCCATGGTCGACGGCTGCACCCGGCTGCAGATGCTGGTCAAGGTGATGATCCCGCTGATGGGCCCGGGCATCCTGACCGCGGGGATCTTCACCTTCCTCTTCGGCTTCCAGGAGTACCTGACCGCCGCGATCCTCACCGACACCACCTCCAAGACGGTGCCGGTGTTCATCGCCACCCAGCTGGGCCAGACCCTGCCGATGCTGCAGCAGGCCGCGGCGGCGACCGTGCTGCTGACCATCCCGGTGATCGGCATCGCCTTCGTCGCCCAGAAGTACCTGGTGGCCGGGCTGAACTCGGGGGCGGTCAAGGGCTGA
- the hisD gene encoding histidinol dehydrogenase translates to MHLTDKDLARVPGKVTVLRAPDRPDVSAQSDPRVRETVSEMLSEIESGGLAAVRRYAEQLDGWTGGDDFVIEADEIERLTADLPDDLRTALDAGAERTRRFAGMQRARLTDFEEEVVPGVVCGQRYVPVGTVGAYLPAGRFPLLASAFMTVGVARAAGVREVVCATPPSLQGRPHPAVLYAARASGAERVNAIGGVQALAAMAFGLLDGEPADMVVGAGNAYVAEAKRQLYGRVGIDVLAGPSEVAVIADGHASPVMVAADLLAQAEHGPTSPACLVTTSLELGEAVEVEVARQLEGLATRDIAGAAWRDWGSIYVVEDDETAAQVMDLLAPEHLEILTQDTDWYLDRLTNYGSLFLGEWSTVAYADKGMSGTNHVLPTGRGARYTAGLSVLGFLKQLTYQRATREATEVQAGPVVTISDFEQMPGHRDSAQLRLDLLR, encoded by the coding sequence ATGCATCTCACCGACAAGGACCTGGCCCGCGTCCCCGGCAAGGTCACCGTGCTCCGCGCCCCCGACCGTCCCGACGTCTCCGCCCAGTCCGACCCCCGGGTCCGCGAGACCGTCTCGGAGATGCTCTCCGAGATCGAGTCCGGTGGTCTCGCGGCGGTCCGGCGCTACGCCGAGCAGCTGGACGGGTGGACCGGTGGTGACGACTTCGTGATCGAGGCCGACGAGATCGAGCGGCTCACCGCCGACCTGCCCGACGACCTGAGGACGGCCCTCGACGCCGGTGCCGAGCGGACCCGGCGCTTCGCCGGGATGCAGCGGGCCCGGCTGACCGACTTCGAGGAGGAGGTCGTCCCCGGCGTCGTCTGCGGCCAGCGCTACGTCCCGGTCGGCACGGTCGGGGCCTACCTGCCGGCCGGTCGGTTCCCGCTGCTGGCCAGCGCATTCATGACCGTCGGCGTGGCCAGGGCCGCCGGCGTCCGCGAGGTCGTCTGCGCCACCCCGCCGTCGCTGCAGGGCCGACCCCACCCCGCCGTCCTCTACGCCGCCCGCGCCTCGGGCGCAGAGCGCGTCAACGCCATCGGGGGCGTCCAGGCGCTGGCCGCGATGGCCTTCGGCCTGCTGGACGGCGAGCCCGCCGACATGGTCGTCGGCGCCGGCAACGCCTACGTGGCCGAGGCGAAGCGCCAGCTGTACGGCCGCGTCGGCATCGACGTGCTGGCCGGGCCCTCGGAGGTCGCGGTGATCGCCGACGGGCACGCCTCGCCGGTGATGGTGGCCGCGGACCTGCTGGCCCAGGCCGAGCACGGCCCCACCTCCCCGGCCTGCCTGGTCACCACCTCCCTGGAGCTGGGCGAGGCCGTCGAGGTCGAGGTCGCCCGCCAGCTCGAGGGTCTGGCCACCCGCGACATCGCCGGCGCGGCGTGGCGGGACTGGGGCTCGATCTACGTGGTCGAGGACGACGAGACCGCCGCGCAGGTGATGGACCTGCTGGCCCCGGAGCACCTGGAGATCCTGACCCAGGACACCGACTGGTACCTGGACCGGCTGACCAACTACGGCTCGCTCTTCCTGGGTGAGTGGTCCACGGTGGCCTACGCCGACAAGGGCATGTCGGGCACCAACCACGTGCTGCCCACCGGTCGTGGCGCCCGCTACACCGCGGGGCTGTCGGTGCTCGGTTTCCTCAAGCAGCTCACCTACCAGCGGGCCACCCGCGAGGCCACCGAGGTGCAGGCCGGTCCGGTGGTCACGATCTCGGACTTCGAGCAGATGCCCGGTCACCGCGACAGCGCCCAGCTCCGCCTCGACCTGCTCCGCTGA
- a CDS encoding MFS transporter translates to MPSLRPTPRRARLGVSLMFFTNGVLLAALLPRYPEIKSALDLSGTGFGTTVVAFPLGAILTASLAGKVIRALGARRVTAVGSVLLAASTWLAGTSGSTWAFFAALLVAGALDAVVDAAQNVHGVAVERWGRRSMINSFHALWSLGAACGGAVGAWAAASDVAIGTQMLVNGTVWSVVAVLASVLAGVPDAQTRPTLAGEEVPGDRPRARAWRLLLPLVLLAICGTLVEDIANNWTVLFLQTETSAPEVVAGLGLTVVLAAQFVGRLVGDPMTDRWGRASVARAGGVLIALGMLVVVLPVPHPLTLVGLALTGFGSATLVPAAFAAADRVPGLPAGTGIALLGWLMRLGFLVTSPVVGVVSDAVDLRAAMLLPLVAGVVAAVLAHRVRTSGAALEGPAADPGPAPGGSSTAGEAGAVTTQEER, encoded by the coding sequence GTGCCCTCTCTCCGCCCCACACCCCGGCGCGCCCGCCTGGGCGTCTCGCTGATGTTCTTCACCAACGGCGTCCTGCTCGCCGCCCTCCTGCCGCGCTACCCCGAGATCAAGTCCGCCCTCGACCTGAGCGGCACCGGCTTCGGCACCACGGTGGTCGCCTTCCCGCTCGGTGCGATCCTCACCGCCTCCCTGGCCGGCAAGGTCATCCGTGCCCTGGGTGCGCGGCGGGTGACGGCCGTCGGCTCCGTGCTGCTCGCGGCCAGCACCTGGCTGGCCGGGACGAGCGGGTCGACGTGGGCGTTCTTCGCCGCGCTGCTGGTCGCCGGGGCCCTGGACGCCGTGGTCGACGCCGCGCAGAACGTCCACGGCGTGGCGGTGGAGCGCTGGGGCAGGCGCTCGATGATCAACTCCTTCCACGCGCTGTGGAGCCTGGGCGCCGCCTGCGGCGGTGCGGTCGGCGCCTGGGCCGCCGCCTCCGACGTCGCCATCGGCACCCAGATGCTGGTCAACGGGACCGTCTGGTCGGTGGTGGCGGTGCTGGCCTCGGTCCTGGCCGGGGTGCCGGACGCGCAGACGCGCCCGACCCTGGCCGGCGAGGAGGTGCCGGGGGACCGTCCTCGTGCCCGCGCCTGGAGGCTGCTGCTGCCGCTGGTGCTGCTGGCGATCTGCGGCACCCTGGTGGAGGACATCGCCAACAACTGGACCGTGCTGTTCCTGCAGACCGAGACGTCCGCGCCGGAGGTGGTCGCCGGGCTGGGGCTGACCGTCGTGCTGGCCGCGCAGTTCGTGGGGCGCCTGGTGGGGGACCCGATGACCGACCGGTGGGGACGCGCGTCGGTGGCCCGCGCCGGGGGAGTGCTGATCGCGCTCGGGATGCTGGTGGTCGTGCTGCCCGTGCCGCACCCGCTGACGCTGGTCGGTCTCGCGCTGACCGGGTTCGGGAGCGCCACCCTCGTCCCGGCCGCCTTCGCCGCCGCGGACCGGGTCCCGGGTCTGCCCGCGGGGACGGGCATCGCGCTGCTGGGGTGGTTGATGCGGCTGGGGTTCCTGGTCACCTCCCCGGTCGTCGGCGTCGTGTCCGACGCCGTGGACCTGCGCGCCGCCATGCTGCTCCCCCTCGTGGCCGGGGTGGTGGCGGCGGTCCTCGCCCACCGCGTCCGGACGTCCGGGGCCGCGCTCGAGGGCCCGGCCGCCGACCCCGGGCCGGCACCGGGAGGA
- a CDS encoding helix-turn-helix domain-containing protein: MATTNEELADFLRRARAAADPGRAGLPADGRVRRVPGLRREEVAFLAGVSTDYYTRLEQGRRIVPSAGVLDAVARALGLDGAGRTHLHHLVGPTGPGPRRAPAVQRVRPGIHQLLESLDAQPALVLGRRTDVLASNRLARALFTDVEAVPRRQRSYARWVLLSDQARALFLDWEVQARAAVESLRLEVGHDPDDRAGRELVAELSASSPEFRTWWEEHRVHQRTFGSKRLRHPVVGDLTVEFETLTLPGDPDQTLFLYTAERGSTSEQALRLLASWAAPATGAGPGRRSAEDGSAREAAEEAT, encoded by the coding sequence ATGGCCACCACGAACGAGGAGCTGGCGGACTTCCTGCGCCGGGCGCGTGCCGCCGCCGACCCGGGCCGTGCCGGGCTGCCCGCTGACGGCCGGGTCCGACGCGTGCCGGGGCTGCGTCGGGAGGAGGTGGCGTTCCTGGCCGGGGTGTCCACCGACTACTACACCCGTCTGGAGCAGGGACGCCGGATCGTCCCCTCGGCCGGGGTGCTCGACGCCGTCGCCCGCGCCCTGGGCCTGGACGGGGCCGGCCGCACCCACCTGCACCACCTCGTCGGACCCACCGGTCCCGGACCGCGGCGCGCGCCCGCGGTGCAGCGGGTGCGACCGGGGATTCACCAGCTGCTGGAGTCCCTGGACGCCCAGCCGGCGCTGGTGCTGGGGCGGCGGACCGACGTGCTGGCCAGCAACCGGCTGGCCCGGGCCCTCTTCACCGACGTCGAGGCCGTCCCCCGCCGCCAGCGGAGCTACGCGCGCTGGGTGCTGCTCAGCGACCAGGCCCGCGCGCTGTTCCTGGACTGGGAGGTGCAGGCCCGGGCTGCGGTGGAGAGCCTCCGGCTCGAGGTCGGTCACGACCCGGACGACCGGGCGGGCCGGGAGCTCGTCGCAGAGCTGTCCGCGAGCAGCCCCGAGTTCCGGACCTGGTGGGAGGAGCACCGGGTGCACCAGCGCACCTTCGGCTCCAAGCGGCTGCGGCACCCGGTGGTGGGTGACCTGACGGTGGAGTTCGAGACGCTGACGCTGCCCGGGGACCCGGACCAGACGCTCTTCCTCTACACCGCCGAGCGGGGGTCGACGTCGGAGCAGGCCCTCCGCCTCCTCGCCAGCTGGGCGGCCCCGGCGACCGGCGCCGGACCGGGTCGGAGGTCGGCCGAGGACGGGTCGGCGCGGGAGGCGGCGGAGGAGGCGACCTGA
- a CDS encoding SDR family NAD(P)-dependent oxidoreductase: MSYPTDRPATWFVTGTSRGLGLELVRLLLERGDRVAATTRSVERLASSLDGTATTNLLPLEVDLTSPTEVEAAVARTVETFGGLDVVVNNAGYGYLGAVEETPAEDVRTMFDVQVHGTWNVLRSALPPMRAAGSGHLVNVSSVLGLLPFPGWGLYVAAKHALEGLTGSLAAEVAGFGIRVTLVEPGYMRTDFLTPHSLVLPGDTVEGYASIREMTSAHQAMPGTQLGDPARAAAAIVRVVESGDAPLHQLLGSDTLSLVEGQLEALRADLEASRTLAVTTDVPA, translated from the coding sequence ATGTCCTACCCCACCGACCGACCCGCCACCTGGTTCGTCACCGGCACCTCGCGCGGACTCGGCCTCGAGCTCGTGCGACTGCTGCTGGAGCGCGGCGACCGGGTCGCCGCGACCACCCGCTCGGTCGAGCGGCTGGCCTCCTCCCTCGACGGCACCGCGACGACGAACCTGCTGCCGCTGGAGGTGGACCTCACCTCGCCGACCGAGGTCGAGGCCGCCGTCGCCCGGACCGTCGAGACCTTCGGCGGCCTGGACGTGGTGGTCAACAACGCCGGCTACGGCTACCTGGGAGCGGTGGAGGAGACCCCGGCCGAGGACGTCCGCACCATGTTCGACGTGCAGGTGCACGGCACCTGGAACGTGCTGCGCTCCGCACTGCCCCCGATGCGTGCCGCGGGTTCGGGCCACCTGGTCAACGTGTCCTCGGTGCTCGGCCTGCTGCCCTTCCCCGGCTGGGGGCTCTACGTGGCGGCCAAGCACGCGCTGGAGGGGCTCACGGGCTCCCTGGCCGCGGAGGTCGCCGGCTTCGGCATCCGGGTCACCCTGGTCGAGCCCGGCTACATGCGCACCGACTTCCTCACCCCGCACTCCCTGGTCCTGCCCGGTGACACCGTCGAGGGCTACGCGTCGATCCGCGAGATGACCAGCGCCCACCAGGCCATGCCCGGCACCCAGCTCGGTGACCCGGCCCGGGCCGCCGCGGCGATCGTCCGGGTGGTCGAGTCCGGTGACGCGCCGCTGCACCAGCTGCTCGGCTCCGACACCCTCAGCCTGGTCGAGGGCCAGCTCGAGGCCCTGCGCGCGGACCTGGAGGCCTCCCGCACCCTCGCCGTGACCACCGACGTCCCGGCCTGA
- a CDS encoding DeoR/GlpR family DNA-binding transcription regulator, translating to MQRSLRHKAIMRAVSGGAPVSVVELGRLTGASAVTIRRDLADLAATGAVTRTHGGVRRAAKRGTQMPFVTRFETDHDRKSRLAVAVSRLVEDEESLVLDNGTTCLAVASALAGRPLTVMALSLHAAAALAARPGVGVVVPGGPVETDSLALVGAAAVAAVRELSVDTAVLGACSASPTDGLTATTSDDAQLKRACLSVARRRVLVATPEKFQRTSTFRFAAPEDLTHLVTTDDAPAPTLEAFRDAGVEVVLVEAG from the coding sequence GTGCAACGATCACTTCGTCACAAGGCGATCATGCGGGCGGTCTCGGGCGGCGCACCGGTCAGCGTGGTCGAGCTGGGTCGGCTGACCGGCGCCTCGGCGGTGACCATCCGCCGCGACCTCGCCGACCTCGCGGCGACGGGTGCGGTCACCCGGACCCACGGAGGCGTCCGCCGGGCGGCCAAGCGGGGGACCCAGATGCCGTTCGTCACGAGGTTCGAGACCGACCACGACCGCAAGAGCCGGCTCGCCGTCGCCGTGTCGCGACTGGTGGAGGACGAGGAGTCCCTGGTGCTGGACAACGGCACCACCTGCCTGGCGGTGGCCTCCGCCCTGGCGGGGCGGCCGCTGACGGTGATGGCCCTGTCGCTGCACGCGGCGGCGGCGCTGGCCGCCCGTCCCGGGGTGGGCGTCGTGGTCCCGGGCGGACCGGTGGAGACGGACTCCCTCGCCCTGGTCGGCGCGGCGGCCGTCGCGGCCGTCCGGGAGCTCAGCGTCGACACCGCCGTGCTCGGCGCCTGCTCGGCCTCACCCACCGACGGCCTGACGGCCACGACGTCCGACGACGCCCAGCTCAAGCGGGCCTGCCTGTCGGTCGCCCGCCGCAGGGTCCTGGTCGCCACCCCGGAGAAGTTCCAGCGGACCTCGACGTTCCGGTTCGCCGCACCCGAGGACCTGACCCACCTGGTGACCACCGACGACGCCCCCGCCCCGACCCTGGAGGCCTTCCGGGACGCGGGCGTGGAGGTGGTCCTGGTCGAGGCCGGGTAG
- a CDS encoding carbohydrate ABC transporter permease, with the protein MRRREFLALTLPSMLVMFGFMLVPLYRTVEWSFEKVSYGRAGTFVGLQNYLAALTEPRFGRAVLFTVGLTAVVTVVTVCLGYLIANLVNGLGRLRPLVLGIMLISYVIPHVVGAVSFSWLFDSNFGGVANFLLGQVTGGDVLWFTDLWPNRLIIALNVIWSMLPFVMLMILAGLQGVPSETLEAAQIDGAGTIMRHRHVIIPSIRGVLGFAVLISTMDVLRTFDNLVPLAPQAVGLGNESIMLYIYNVAFREGAEDLGLGSAISVLTIIIILVLLYPSIRSILKEAKEA; encoded by the coding sequence ATGAGGAGACGCGAGTTCCTCGCGCTGACGCTGCCCAGCATGCTGGTGATGTTCGGCTTCATGCTGGTGCCGCTCTACCGCACGGTGGAGTGGAGCTTCGAGAAGGTGAGCTACGGCCGGGCCGGCACCTTCGTCGGCCTGCAGAACTACCTGGCCGCGCTCACCGAGCCCCGCTTCGGCAGGGCCGTGCTGTTCACGGTCGGGCTGACCGCGGTGGTCACGGTGGTCACGGTCTGCCTGGGCTACCTGATCGCGAACCTTGTCAACGGGCTCGGTCGGCTCCGGCCGCTGGTGCTGGGGATCATGCTGATCAGCTACGTCATCCCGCACGTGGTGGGTGCGGTCTCGTTCTCCTGGCTGTTCGACTCCAACTTCGGCGGCGTGGCCAACTTCCTGCTCGGTCAGGTGACCGGGGGTGACGTGCTCTGGTTCACCGACCTGTGGCCCAACCGGCTGATCATCGCCCTCAACGTGATCTGGTCGATGCTGCCGTTCGTGATGCTGATGATCCTGGCCGGTCTGCAGGGCGTGCCGAGCGAGACCCTGGAGGCGGCCCAGATCGACGGCGCCGGGACGATCATGCGCCACCGGCACGTGATCATCCCCAGCATCCGCGGGGTGCTCGGCTTCGCGGTGCTGATCTCGACCATGGACGTCCTGCGCACCTTCGACAACCTGGTGCCGCTGGCCCCGCAGGCGGTCGGTCTCGGCAACGAGTCGATCATGCTCTACATCTACAACGTGGCCTTCCGCGAGGGCGCGGAGGACCTCGGGCTGGGCAGCGCCATCAGCGTGCTGACGATCATCATCATCCTGGTGCTCCTCTACCCCTCCATCCGCTCGATCCTGAAGGAGGCGAAGGAGGCATGA